The Akkermansia sp. N21116 genome includes a region encoding these proteins:
- a CDS encoding ABC transporter permease produces MIASLRRIVALVVKELHQIARDPGNIAIAVVLPAVLLILFGYGLSMDVNNIRVAWYAPVSSDLSRTLESRMTLSPYFHVTKTFSSQEAEEALRLHRVDAIVSMRSDTQADLVNNHTASVQIIVNGSNANQAKLMNNYLRSVVSSWAVSELGVAPGSIAIEPRMRYNEAVDSHYYLVPGVIVIIMTMIGSLLTALVMAREYERGTLEGLFSTPVHSWEILIAKGLTNFLLGMVSFAISMLFAAYVFHIPIRGSLPVLIGVSALYLVVALGLGLVISTTTKNQFLSCQLAILGTFLPALMLSGFVYDILNMPLAVQAITWVIPAKYYMTMMVSLFLAGDIPILVYRGCIALVVFSLVLWLTARLKSPKSLE; encoded by the coding sequence ATGATCGCATCCCTTCGCAGGATAGTGGCGCTCGTCGTCAAGGAACTCCATCAGATTGCACGTGACCCGGGTAATATTGCCATCGCTGTCGTCTTACCTGCCGTATTGTTGATTTTGTTCGGCTATGGATTGAGCATGGACGTCAACAATATCCGTGTAGCGTGGTATGCTCCCGTGAGTTCGGATTTATCCCGTACTTTGGAATCTCGCATGACCCTGTCTCCTTACTTCCATGTGACGAAGACTTTTTCGTCTCAGGAAGCCGAGGAAGCCCTCCGCCTTCACCGTGTGGATGCTATCGTGTCTATGCGCAGCGATACTCAGGCAGATCTGGTCAACAACCACACGGCCTCGGTGCAAATCATCGTTAATGGGTCCAATGCCAATCAGGCTAAGTTGATGAACAACTACCTGCGTTCCGTTGTTTCTTCCTGGGCTGTGTCCGAACTTGGCGTTGCTCCCGGAAGTATCGCAATTGAGCCACGCATGCGCTACAACGAGGCGGTGGATAGCCACTACTATCTCGTTCCCGGCGTTATTGTTATTATCATGACTATGATCGGTTCCCTGTTGACGGCTCTCGTTATGGCCCGCGAATATGAAAGGGGGACTCTGGAAGGGCTCTTTTCAACTCCTGTTCATAGCTGGGAAATTCTGATTGCCAAAGGATTGACGAATTTTCTGCTCGGTATGGTCAGCTTTGCCATTTCCATGTTGTTCGCCGCCTACGTGTTCCATATCCCGATCCGGGGTTCCCTTCCGGTATTAATTGGGGTGTCCGCCTTGTATCTGGTGGTAGCGTTGGGACTGGGGCTTGTCATTTCCACCACGACGAAGAACCAGTTCCTATCTTGCCAGTTGGCCATCTTGGGAACCTTCCTGCCGGCTTTGATGCTGAGCGGATTCGTGTACGACATCCTGAACATGCCTCTTGCTGTCCAGGCTATCACGTGGGTGATTCCGGCGAAATATTACATGACCATGATGGTTAGTTTGTTTCTGGCTGGCGATATTCCTATTCTGGTGTATCGCGGCTGCATTGCCTTGGTCGTATTTTCCCTTGTCCTCTGGTTGACGGCACGTCTGAAATCTCCAAAGTCTCTGGAATAA
- a CDS encoding twin-arginine translocase TatA/TatE family subunit, whose translation MLALLGGLGTPELIAILVIVFLLFGAKKLPELARGLGKSLGEFKKAKSEFEDELFNAEQSAKSVEDKKTVVPPASEPASPPVPESSEPKREEPYKSPYLNDQK comes from the coding sequence ATGTTAGCATTACTGGGAGGATTAGGAACACCGGAACTGATTGCCATTCTCGTGATTGTGTTCCTGTTATTCGGAGCCAAGAAGCTTCCGGAACTGGCTCGCGGACTTGGCAAGAGTCTGGGTGAGTTCAAGAAAGCCAAGAGCGAATTTGAAGACGAGCTGTTCAATGCGGAACAGAGCGCCAAATCTGTCGAAGACAAAAAAACGGTTGTCCCTCCTGCCTCGGAACCCGCTTCGCCCCCTGTTCCCGAATCGTCCGAGCCCAAAAGAGAGGAACCCTACAAATCTCCTTATCTGAACGATCAGAAATAA
- a CDS encoding valine--tRNA ligase, protein MSDLPKAYEPQNVEEKWQSRWVSEDCFHADPSSAKPAYSIVIPPPNVTGVLHLGHVLNNTIQDILARRARQQGKEVLWLPGTDHAGIATQVRVEKELRKTEGKTRHDLGRKAFLDKVWEWKQKHGGIIINQLKKLGCSLDWERERFTMDEDYTRAVGKVFIDLFKEGLIYRGRRMVNWCPVSLTALSDEEVIMKEQNSKLYTISYKLEDGSGALQVATTRPETIMADVAVAVNPKDPRFAHLIGKKVMRPLHAAPIPVIADEHVEIDFGTGALKITPAHDKTDFEVGLRNNLEIIDILTPDGFINCPEFPELHGMERFAARDKAAELLKEAGLMVKEEAYQNKVGFSERADVPIEPRLSMQWFLKYPCVKESADAVANGDITFRPARWAKTYAHWLENIQDWCISRQLWWGHRIPVWYRKDKAEALRKAAALDVSSLEDGSIYVGTEPPSDPENWVQDDDVMDTWFSSWLWPFATMDDETRTKFYPTTDLVTGPDIIFFWVARMIMAGFRFQGEKPFSNVFFTSIIRDSLGRKMSKSLGNSPDPLDLMAKYGADGLRFGLMRIAPTGTDVRFDEVQIEEGRNFANKLYNAVRFRLMQGDADTSIAPKFTPVHIDIIGKLRQLHADVEKALTDYEFNALTQSLYQFFWSEYCSLFLEAVKLDLRDGADPALKAATLVTMDTVLKHYLALLHPVMPHITEELWQSLGFDKVHNGMPLMQTPLPDAAKLLAGLSDDARSKACATATALYESANRARNLKAEYNLATNKNVEFILKPAAEAFSCPDLLNRLALLSGSKGVSSQENYQAPKGTPVSLTPLGELFLPLEGLIDVEAERDRLTKEIDKVEKEIAKSKGKLGNTGFVDRAPAEVVEQERQRLNDWTTKLDQLKGMLSALS, encoded by the coding sequence ATGTCCGATCTGCCGAAAGCGTACGAACCGCAAAACGTTGAAGAAAAATGGCAATCCCGTTGGGTGTCGGAAGACTGTTTCCATGCCGACCCCTCCTCCGCCAAGCCAGCCTATTCCATCGTTATCCCTCCCCCTAACGTCACGGGAGTTCTTCACTTGGGCCACGTCCTGAACAACACGATCCAGGATATTCTCGCCCGCCGCGCACGTCAGCAAGGCAAGGAAGTCCTTTGGCTTCCCGGTACGGACCACGCCGGTATCGCCACCCAGGTGAGAGTGGAAAAGGAACTCCGCAAGACGGAGGGCAAAACCCGCCACGATCTCGGACGCAAAGCCTTTCTGGACAAAGTCTGGGAATGGAAACAAAAGCACGGAGGCATCATCATCAACCAGCTCAAGAAGCTGGGATGCTCTCTCGACTGGGAACGCGAACGCTTCACGATGGACGAAGACTATACCCGCGCCGTCGGCAAGGTATTCATTGATCTTTTCAAGGAAGGACTCATCTATCGCGGTCGCCGCATGGTCAACTGGTGCCCAGTGTCCCTGACGGCTCTTTCCGATGAAGAAGTCATCATGAAGGAGCAGAACAGCAAGCTCTACACTATTTCCTACAAACTCGAAGACGGTTCCGGAGCTCTCCAGGTTGCAACGACCCGCCCGGAAACTATCATGGCCGACGTCGCCGTGGCCGTCAATCCGAAGGACCCGCGTTTCGCCCACCTGATCGGCAAAAAGGTCATGCGACCACTCCATGCCGCCCCTATCCCGGTCATTGCCGACGAACATGTCGAAATCGACTTCGGCACCGGTGCTCTCAAGATCACTCCGGCCCACGATAAGACCGACTTCGAAGTCGGACTGCGCAACAATCTCGAAATCATCGACATCCTCACCCCCGACGGCTTCATCAACTGTCCGGAATTCCCGGAACTTCACGGAATGGAACGCTTTGCCGCCCGCGACAAGGCAGCCGAGCTTTTGAAAGAAGCCGGCCTCATGGTGAAAGAGGAAGCCTATCAGAACAAAGTAGGTTTCTCGGAACGTGCCGACGTACCAATCGAACCGCGCCTGTCGATGCAGTGGTTCCTCAAGTATCCCTGCGTGAAGGAATCTGCCGATGCCGTCGCCAACGGGGATATCACGTTCCGTCCCGCCCGCTGGGCCAAAACTTACGCCCACTGGCTGGAAAACATTCAGGACTGGTGTATTTCCCGCCAGCTCTGGTGGGGACACCGTATCCCAGTCTGGTACCGCAAGGACAAAGCGGAAGCCCTCCGCAAAGCAGCGGCACTGGACGTTTCATCCTTGGAAGACGGTAGTATTTACGTGGGTACGGAACCTCCCTCCGATCCTGAAAACTGGGTACAGGACGACGATGTCATGGATACGTGGTTCTCGTCCTGGCTATGGCCGTTTGCCACCATGGATGATGAAACCCGCACAAAATTCTATCCGACGACCGACTTGGTAACAGGGCCGGACATTATTTTCTTCTGGGTGGCCCGCATGATCATGGCCGGATTCCGTTTTCAAGGCGAAAAGCCATTCTCCAACGTGTTCTTTACGTCCATTATCCGCGATTCCCTCGGTCGCAAAATGAGCAAATCCCTCGGCAACTCGCCCGATCCACTCGATCTCATGGCCAAATATGGAGCCGACGGTCTCCGCTTCGGACTCATGCGTATTGCTCCGACCGGCACCGATGTCCGCTTTGATGAAGTTCAGATCGAAGAAGGCCGCAATTTTGCCAACAAGTTGTACAACGCCGTTCGTTTCCGCCTCATGCAAGGCGATGCAGACACAAGCATCGCTCCCAAGTTTACCCCCGTGCACATTGATATCATCGGTAAACTCCGCCAACTTCATGCCGATGTAGAAAAGGCATTGACTGACTACGAATTTAACGCTCTGACGCAGTCTCTCTACCAATTCTTCTGGAGTGAATACTGTTCCCTGTTCCTGGAAGCTGTAAAACTCGATCTCCGCGACGGAGCCGATCCTGCCCTCAAGGCTGCCACACTGGTGACAATGGATACCGTGCTGAAGCACTACCTCGCCCTCCTGCATCCGGTTATGCCGCACATCACGGAGGAACTCTGGCAGTCTCTCGGTTTTGACAAGGTTCACAACGGCATGCCCCTGATGCAGACGCCCCTGCCGGATGCCGCCAAGCTTCTTGCCGGACTCTCCGACGATGCGCGTTCCAAGGCATGTGCCACGGCAACAGCCCTTTACGAATCAGCCAATCGCGCCCGCAACCTGAAGGCGGAATACAATCTGGCTACCAACAAAAATGTCGAATTCATCCTGAAGCCGGCAGCGGAAGCCTTTTCCTGTCCCGACCTTTTGAACCGCCTGGCTTTGCTTTCCGGCAGCAAGGGAGTTTCCTCTCAGGAAAATTACCAGGCACCAAAGGGAACGCCCGTTTCCCTGACCCCGCTAGGCGAGTTGTTCCTTCCGCTGGAAGGACTGATCGATGTCGAAGCAGAACGCGACCGCCTCACCAAGGAAATCGACAAGGTTGAAAAGGAAATCGCCAAGAGCAAAGGCAAGCTTGGCAATACCGGATTCGTGGACCGGGCTCCCGCCGAAGTTGTCGAACAGGAACGCCAGAGATTAAACGACTGGACGACCAAACTCGACCAGCTCAAAGGCATGCTTTCCGCCTTGTCCTAA
- a CDS encoding ATP-binding cassette domain-containing protein, protein MIGEWCIDCRQVGKIFKDSAGRDFDALKDVSFRVGKGEIIGLLGPDGAGKTTLIRLATGLMKPSSGSISTLGFDTGAQASMIQKQIGYMPQKFGLYEDLTVMENMLLYARLHGVHSRKREEKFSSLLHMSSLQRFTGRLAGKLSGGMKQKLGLCCCLISSPELLLLDEPTVGVDPLSRLELWGILKQLARDEGLSVLVSTSYMDEASYCKRSMILYEGRLLCDCPPSEVTALAAGKTFSISVPQGEKVRRIQSELAMIPTVINSTPLGDCVRVVMDPSSEDFARLESYDLRPASPDYSDGFMTLLFSHLASGKKGLHMDWGTGEEGWVVSGNPGDTVISVKDLVRRFGSFVAVDHVNFSVAQGEIFGLLGPNGAGKSTTFRMLCGLLPASSGVLNVAGVDLRTAAPVARRKIGYVAQKFSQYGNLTVRQNLNFFAGAYGMRGTEKKRAVNDMIDEFGLTRFLDTPSSLLPGGYKQRLSMACALLHRPEILFLDEATSGADPVARREFWLRINSLADKGVTVIITTHFLGEAEYCDKMVIMMDGICLAQGSPEDIRSHAPVAEDGGTPSLEDAFLAITRERVRAVPEGGEA, encoded by the coding sequence ATGATAGGAGAATGGTGCATCGACTGTCGACAGGTCGGCAAAATCTTCAAGGATTCAGCCGGCAGGGACTTCGATGCCCTTAAGGATGTTTCCTTTCGTGTTGGAAAGGGGGAGATCATTGGATTGCTTGGCCCCGACGGAGCCGGGAAGACGACGTTGATTCGTCTGGCGACAGGCTTGATGAAACCCTCTTCCGGGAGTATTTCCACCCTGGGGTTCGATACGGGGGCCCAGGCCTCCATGATCCAGAAACAGATAGGTTACATGCCTCAAAAATTCGGTCTCTATGAAGATTTGACGGTGATGGAGAATATGTTGCTCTATGCTCGCCTGCACGGAGTTCATTCCCGGAAACGGGAGGAAAAATTTTCGAGTCTTCTCCACATGTCTTCCCTGCAACGCTTTACAGGGAGGCTTGCCGGTAAATTGTCAGGAGGTATGAAGCAGAAACTGGGACTATGTTGCTGCCTGATATCGTCTCCGGAACTTTTGCTGCTGGATGAGCCTACCGTCGGTGTCGATCCTCTTTCCCGTCTGGAACTCTGGGGAATTCTGAAGCAGCTTGCTCGTGACGAGGGTCTTAGTGTGCTCGTCAGTACATCCTACATGGACGAGGCCTCCTACTGCAAGAGAAGTATGATTCTCTACGAGGGGCGGTTGCTTTGCGATTGTCCTCCATCCGAAGTGACGGCTTTGGCGGCTGGCAAAACATTTTCTATTTCCGTGCCCCAAGGAGAAAAAGTGCGCCGTATCCAGAGTGAGCTGGCCATGATTCCTACCGTTATCAACTCCACTCCTCTTGGTGATTGTGTCCGTGTGGTGATGGATCCTTCTTCCGAGGATTTTGCCCGCTTGGAGTCTTATGACCTTCGTCCGGCTTCCCCGGATTATTCCGACGGCTTCATGACGCTATTGTTCAGCCATCTGGCATCTGGGAAAAAAGGGTTGCACATGGACTGGGGAACCGGGGAAGAAGGATGGGTTGTTTCTGGTAATCCGGGAGATACGGTTATTTCCGTCAAAGATCTTGTCCGTCGGTTTGGCAGTTTCGTTGCTGTCGATCATGTGAATTTCAGCGTGGCGCAAGGAGAGATTTTCGGTTTGCTGGGGCCCAACGGGGCTGGGAAAAGTACGACGTTCCGCATGCTCTGCGGTTTGTTGCCGGCTAGCAGCGGTGTGTTGAATGTTGCCGGTGTCGATCTCAGGACGGCGGCTCCCGTTGCCCGTCGAAAAATCGGCTATGTTGCCCAGAAATTTTCCCAATACGGGAATCTTACTGTCCGGCAGAACCTGAACTTTTTCGCGGGTGCGTACGGCATGCGCGGTACTGAGAAAAAACGGGCCGTAAACGACATGATTGATGAATTCGGTCTTACCCGTTTTCTGGATACACCGTCTTCTTTGTTGCCAGGAGGATACAAGCAGCGTCTCAGCATGGCCTGTGCTTTGTTGCATAGACCGGAAATACTGTTTCTGGATGAAGCCACTTCGGGAGCTGATCCCGTAGCGCGCCGGGAATTTTGGTTGCGTATAAACTCTTTGGCAGACAAGGGTGTTACCGTGATCATTACGACCCACTTTTTGGGGGAGGCCGAATACTGTGACAAGATGGTGATCATGATGGACGGCATTTGCCTGGCTCAGGGCAGCCCGGAAGACATCCGTTCCCATGCTCCCGTGGCAGAGGACGGAGGCACTCCTTCTCTGGAAGATGCCTTCCTGGCCATCACGAGGGAGAGGGTTCGTGCAGTACCGGAAGGAGGTGAAGCATGA
- a CDS encoding ABC transporter permease: MIDFITRQLALIVKELLAVLRDGKSRVAVIVPPVIQICLFGYAATLDVNTVPYALQDLDHSQWSRMYAADLDGSGIFHRVATVSSNRELDELMARKEIVLAVTIPRNFAREVEQGRTGSIQMIADGRNSNTAGIALSYAREIASAFNYRHLPQTENAVPNVRIESRAWFNPNMITRVFMIPCLLAVLALLDTVLSSSLSIAREREEGTFDQLLVAPYRPSEIILGKGLATMAISCVQSTCVLLIILYWFKIPFQGSYWLLALAMFLFIMTSAAIGLCISSYSKSLQQAIVGTFLLVVPMVMLSGFATPIESMPEFFQDLTLLNPMRYGMTIMQRIFLEGAGLAELWDQFLVVFGIAFISIAASLVAFRKQVG, translated from the coding sequence ATGATCGACTTCATCACTCGCCAGCTTGCCTTGATTGTCAAGGAACTGCTTGCCGTCCTCCGGGATGGGAAGAGTCGGGTGGCCGTCATTGTGCCTCCCGTGATCCAGATTTGTCTCTTCGGATATGCTGCGACGCTGGATGTTAATACCGTTCCTTATGCCTTGCAGGATCTTGACCACAGCCAATGGTCGCGCATGTATGCGGCCGATTTGGATGGATCGGGGATTTTCCACCGCGTCGCTACCGTTTCATCCAACAGGGAACTTGATGAACTGATGGCACGGAAGGAAATCGTGCTTGCCGTAACGATTCCCAGGAATTTTGCCCGTGAAGTAGAACAGGGTCGTACCGGAAGCATCCAGATGATAGCCGACGGCAGAAATTCCAATACGGCCGGCATTGCCTTGAGCTATGCCCGGGAAATCGCTTCCGCTTTCAATTATCGACATCTTCCGCAAACAGAGAATGCCGTTCCCAATGTACGGATTGAATCGCGTGCCTGGTTTAATCCCAACATGATTACTCGTGTCTTCATGATTCCTTGTCTTCTTGCCGTCCTGGCTCTGTTGGATACCGTTCTTTCTTCCTCGCTCTCCATTGCCCGAGAACGAGAAGAGGGAACCTTCGACCAGTTGCTTGTGGCTCCCTACCGTCCGTCTGAAATTATCCTAGGTAAAGGGTTGGCGACGATGGCGATCAGTTGCGTGCAGAGTACCTGCGTGCTGCTCATCATCCTGTATTGGTTCAAGATACCCTTTCAGGGATCTTACTGGCTTTTGGCTCTGGCCATGTTCCTTTTCATCATGACCTCGGCGGCTATAGGACTGTGCATTTCGTCCTATTCCAAATCGCTCCAGCAGGCGATAGTCGGCACATTCCTTTTGGTTGTTCCCATGGTGATGCTCTCCGGGTTTGCAACCCCCATTGAGAGTATGCCGGAATTCTTCCAGGATTTGACCCTCTTGAACCCAATGCGCTACGGGATGACGATTATGCAGCGTATCTTCCTAGAAGGGGCGGGGCTGGCCGAATTGTGGGATCAGTTCCTTGTCGTGTTCGGGATTGCTTTCATTTCCATTGCGGCAAGTCTGGTCGCTTTCCGCAAACAGGTCGGATAA
- a CDS encoding amylo-alpha-1,6-glucosidase — MSSCETPIFRSEEFLVFPNRVVQRNGREAVVADDGTVWSYGNRERPSWKMSGGVKELASYEGPIPVLNAAYDLAVREFLESRGDEGVLLTGAAWGKSVWTRDVSFATTLGLGMVDPDICMASLKVRVSHGEVMQDTGTGGSWPISTDRVAWGIAAWDLYLITGDREWLEWSAKVLDRTCLHDILVVDELSGLVRGESSFLDWRSQSYPDWMTPADIGESCSLSTMALHARCRAILGEMYAELGDQSKAGYWKKAAERVRKAIETMFRIPHRPAYGQFLYGRGYPVLSERIDTLGSLLCLLFGIVDGEEAASFLYELPHCLMGVPCFHPQKTMTAMDYHNGTMWPFLEGFYAQTAASLGNEDAMSASLACLVRSSLINGTNKENISLIHGTDEGLVQSSDRQLWSIAGTLGVFLKGLFGIWCENDSLMLSPCVPKEWAGRHVLMGVKYRKATIDVILLGHGSQVGKCMVNGKTGVPVIEKSAEGHFIVEIELLPGDPSVNGINWSPVSYDLPSPQWIHEGNELRWEPVPDAWYYRVYRNGIPIAQTEQTVFVPHPMAAVNQYQVMAVSKDDRESFLNEPREYIPGNARVETRPCGLSGDDVWVSRMDGSRHAYFYDVILGQSGVYRVDAFFSNGSGDYKDGNTCALRSLVLNGKRVGSLVFPHMNTQGDWGNFFYTPGLDVPLAAGIYTVELTYGEEDENINHDVNDCLIKHMRFTRISP, encoded by the coding sequence ATGTCCAGTTGTGAAACTCCCATATTCAGAAGTGAGGAATTCCTTGTTTTTCCCAACAGGGTTGTTCAGAGGAATGGGCGGGAAGCCGTTGTTGCCGACGATGGGACAGTATGGTCGTATGGCAACCGGGAAAGGCCTAGTTGGAAAATGTCCGGTGGTGTTAAGGAGTTGGCCTCCTACGAAGGACCTATTCCTGTACTGAATGCCGCATATGATTTGGCTGTCCGTGAGTTTTTGGAGAGCCGTGGTGATGAAGGTGTCTTGCTGACAGGGGCCGCCTGGGGGAAAAGTGTTTGGACTCGGGATGTTTCTTTTGCGACTACCTTGGGGTTGGGAATGGTGGATCCGGATATCTGCATGGCGTCTCTTAAAGTCCGAGTGAGTCACGGAGAAGTCATGCAGGATACGGGGACGGGCGGATCGTGGCCGATCTCGACAGACCGTGTGGCATGGGGGATTGCCGCTTGGGATCTTTACTTGATTACTGGTGATCGCGAGTGGTTGGAATGGTCTGCGAAAGTACTGGACCGTACCTGCTTGCATGACATTTTGGTCGTGGATGAACTTTCCGGCCTCGTCAGGGGAGAGAGCTCCTTTCTGGATTGGAGATCCCAGAGTTACCCGGATTGGATGACTCCTGCCGACATTGGCGAATCATGCTCATTGTCCACGATGGCTCTCCATGCCAGGTGCCGTGCGATTCTGGGGGAAATGTACGCGGAACTTGGCGATCAATCCAAGGCCGGATACTGGAAAAAGGCAGCGGAACGCGTCCGGAAAGCGATTGAGACGATGTTCCGCATTCCGCACCGTCCGGCTTACGGGCAGTTTCTGTACGGCAGGGGGTATCCCGTTTTATCCGAACGGATAGATACGCTGGGTTCGTTATTGTGCCTGTTGTTCGGGATTGTGGATGGTGAGGAGGCTGCCTCCTTCCTGTATGAATTGCCTCATTGTTTGATGGGCGTCCCCTGCTTCCATCCGCAGAAGACTATGACTGCCATGGATTACCATAACGGTACGATGTGGCCGTTTCTAGAAGGATTTTATGCCCAGACGGCAGCCAGTCTGGGAAACGAAGATGCCATGTCTGCTTCTCTGGCATGCCTCGTTCGTTCCTCCTTGATCAATGGGACGAACAAGGAAAACATCAGTCTTATTCACGGTACCGATGAAGGACTTGTTCAAAGTTCGGATCGTCAGTTGTGGAGCATAGCCGGCACCCTTGGCGTATTCCTGAAAGGTCTGTTCGGCATCTGGTGCGAGAACGATTCTCTCATGTTGTCCCCATGCGTGCCCAAGGAATGGGCCGGCAGGCATGTCCTCATGGGGGTGAAGTACCGGAAAGCTACGATCGACGTGATCCTCCTTGGGCATGGAAGCCAGGTTGGCAAATGCATGGTTAACGGTAAAACCGGAGTTCCTGTCATTGAAAAATCTGCGGAAGGACATTTTATCGTGGAAATTGAACTGTTGCCTGGAGATCCTTCGGTCAATGGCATCAATTGGTCTCCTGTTTCATACGATCTGCCGTCTCCTCAGTGGATTCACGAAGGCAATGAACTTCGCTGGGAACCCGTGCCGGATGCATGGTACTACCGCGTGTATAGGAACGGCATACCGATTGCCCAGACGGAGCAGACTGTTTTTGTTCCTCACCCGATGGCGGCTGTCAATCAGTACCAGGTGATGGCCGTGTCCAAGGATGATCGCGAATCTTTTCTCAATGAGCCCCGGGAATACATTCCCGGTAATGCCCGTGTGGAAACGCGCCCGTGCGGTTTGAGTGGAGACGATGTTTGGGTGTCGCGCATGGACGGTTCCCGGCATGCATACTTTTACGATGTCATTCTGGGGCAGTCCGGGGTTTACCGTGTGGATGCCTTTTTCTCCAATGGGTCGGGGGACTACAAGGATGGCAATACCTGTGCCCTCCGGAGCCTGGTCTTGAATGGCAAACGGGTCGGCTCCCTGGTATTTCCCCATATGAACACCCAGGGTGACTGGGGAAACTTCTTCTATACTCCGGGGCTGGATGTCCCCCTGGCCGCGGGTATCTATACTGTAGAACTCACTTACGGCGAGGAAGATGAAAATATTAATCACGATGTCAATGATTGTTTGATAAAACACATGCGTTTCACACGTATTAGTCCGTGA